The nucleotide window CGAGTTATCAACTTACGCTGCCATATTTTTGCAAAACATGTACGTTAACATCATGCACAATATGAGAATGGCTTCACTGTTCGATTTGTTTTACTCATACCCAGCTGTTTACTGACTATGAATATACGTTTGTAGTGTTTCATGATATTCATCTAATGTATCCGGCATGGATTCAGTGCTTCGGTTTAATAATAAATCTGCCATATACAGCGGTTTCTTACCGCCAAATTCCACGGCGCGGACACAGCCGATACAATAGACGACGACGTTCTCACAAGGAAACTGGTTGACACGTTCCTGAATCCGTCTTTCTACGACGGCATTCGGCACATGGCCATACAGATTATCACCGCAACAGATGGACGTAGTGCCATGAAAGGCTGCTTCTTCCATGGTTATATTCATCTTGCGTAACAGATTGCGAATCGCCCGATGTACCTGCGGTTTGTGGCGATAAGCGCAGGAATCATGGACCGATACGGTAAGACCGCGGTAGTCGGGCAGCGGCAAAGAAGGAAAACTGTCCAGCACTTCCCAGATCGAAATAGTTTCAATCCCCGGATAAAGAGAACGAAAACGTCTGTCACAACCGGCGCAATTACCGATGATAACGGAGCCGTCAGGCAATCCCGGTTGGTGACGGCAACAGATTTGATGCCGTTTTATCTCGCCTAAACCGCTTCGCAGCAATTGCAGGAGTTGTTCCGGCACATCCGGTTTATAAGCCCGGAGCGCACAGCCGGGATTGTAATAGCATGTATCAGTGTCGATATCGCCTATGGAGATGCTT belongs to Megasphaera vaginalis (ex Bordigoni et al. 2020) and includes:
- a CDS encoding 4Fe-4S dicluster domain-containing protein; protein product: MKKQTYVPAEPIVKGREDTFWYVIGERCISCGQCAANCPAGAIAEGDDRYLIDPARCIDCGTCSYVCPVQAAQPVCKKEEPATVCVRESISIGDIDTDTCYYNPGCALRAYKPDVPEQLLQLLRSGLGEIKRHQICCRHQPGLPDGSVIIGNCAGCDRRFRSLYPGIETISIWEVLDSFPSLPLPDYRGLTVSVHDSCAYRHKPQVHRAIRNLLRKMNITMEEAAFHGTTSICCGDNLYGHVPNAVVERRIQERVNQFPCENVVVYCIGCVRAVEFGGKKPLYMADLLLNRSTESMPDTLDEYHETLQTYIHSQ